The stretch of DNA GAAAGCGCATCGGCAATAATATCGTCATAGACATCAAAGGCAGGGGATACGATGACAACCTGACCCTGGCGGTAGGGCACTACGACAGCGTAGCCCGATCGCCCGGCTCCACCGACAACGCCGGCGGGATAGTCACCCTGCTGAAAGCGGCCGAGCATTTCGCCAAGAACCAACCGCAACGAGATCTCCGCATCATCATGTTCTCCGGCGAGGAACTGGGCCTGCGGGGCAGTTTCTCCTACGCCGAGAAGCATCAGAAGGAAATCAAGGCCCGGCTGGGTCTGGTGGTCAACGTGGACGTGGCCGGCGACGAACTGGGCAAGAACGAGCTGATCGTGCTGGGCACCCCGCAGCTGCAGGGCTATGCCGACGGCATCACCAAAGAGACCGGGCATTACTTCCGCACCAGCCTGGACATCTACAGCAGCGACTGCATGCCGTTCGCGGTCCACGAGGTGCCGGCGGTGAACATCTGCCGGGTGGGCGGCCAGGCCTCGACCATGATCCACACCCCGGGCGACGATGTAAAGCATACCTCGGCCCGGGGGCTGGAGCCGACCATAGCTGCCGCCGTAAATATCCTTGATAGGGTGCTTAATGCCAAGATATACCCGGTCAACCGCGAGATAGATAAATCCCTGCGTGAAAAGATCGAGAAATATCTGTGGGGCTCGCTGATGGAACCGCCCAAGCTGGAATGGACGCCGGAATATAAGAAATAGTTGTTGGTTAATGGTTATTCGTTATCAAGGAATTCGTCATTCTGAGATTGACTTGATATTAGACAAACGAAGAATCTCTTTACCACAAAGTGCACAAAGTTATTCAAATACTATTGTGAAAGACTGACCAATATGAAATTCGATCTTGCCAAGGCCCGGCCCCTGATAAAACAGGCGTTGAGGGAGGACATCGGGAAGGGCGATGTCACCAGTCGATACACCATCGATCCCCAGGCCCAGGCACTGGCTCTGATAATGGCCAAGCACGAAGGAGTTCTGGCCGGGATTGACATCTGCCGGGAGGTCTTTTTGCAGGTAGATCCCGAACTGGCCATAGAAATCAATACAAACGACTCTCAGACGGTCGACCTGGGGCAGGTGGTGATTAACATCCAGGGCCGGGCTCAAAGCATCCTGGCGGCCGAGCGGACCGCGTTGAATTTTTTGCAGCACCTTTCCGGGATCGCCTC from Candidatus Edwardsbacteria bacterium encodes:
- a CDS encoding M20/M25/M40 family metallo-hydrolase produces the protein MINAHQVLKELNFERLTGSAGEKKAITILTKYLKQLKVKHHLEPFAVNSFETGTASIKGKGQTFKAHPFGLSHDHKISGEMVFLENADIMLRNKGAYKGKIILTYTFSRKIAEQFKPGGIKACIAIGSPLRQAPSWSYRQKMYAQGYVPSVTVTYEDGLKLSALSGSKIELSIKQSAGKRIGNNIVIDIKGRGYDDNLTLAVGHYDSVARSPGSTDNAGGIVTLLKAAEHFAKNQPQRDLRIIMFSGEELGLRGSFSYAEKHQKEIKARLGLVVNVDVAGDELGKNELIVLGTPQLQGYADGITKETGHYFRTSLDIYSSDCMPFAVHEVPAVNICRVGGQASTMIHTPGDDVKHTSARGLEPTIAAAVNILDRVLNAKIYPVNREIDKSLREKIEKYLWGSLMEPPKLEWTPEYKK